The Arthrobacter sp. D5-1 genome segment CCGGCAGCGTTCCCAACAACACCCACCCCCACAAAAAGCAGAGACACATGCTGCCGTACTGGCACCAGGACACAACCGGTAAAGGCCATGCCAAACAAGTTTGATTCGTTGATATTCCACCCATGAGCACCCACCGCAGAACAGACGCCTGCGCAATGGGCAACACTGACAACCACCACGAACTGCATACACAGAACACGGAACAGCTGCTAGCAGCTCCTTAGAAAGGAGGTGATCCAGCCGCACCTTCCGGTACGGCTACCTTGTTACGACTTAGTCCCAATCGCCGGTCCCACCTTCGACGGCTCCCCCCACAAGGGTTAGGCCACCGGCTTCGGGTGTTACCAACTTTCGTGACTTGACGGGCGGTGTGTACAAGGCCCGGGAACGTATTCACCGCAGCGTTGCTGATCTGCGATTACTAGCGACTCCGACTTCATGGGGTCGAGTTGCAGACCCCAATCCGAACTGAGACCGGCTTTTTGGGATTAGCTCCACCTCACAGTATCGCAACCCTTTGTACCGGCCATTGTAGCATGCGTGAAGCCCAAGACATAAGGGGCATGATGATTTGACGTCGTCCCCACCTTCCTCCGAGTTGACCCCGGCAGTCTCCTATGAGTCCCCGCCATAACGCGCTGGCAACATAGAACGAGGGTTGCGCTCGTTGCGGGACTTAACCCAACATCTCACGACACGAGCTGACGACAACCATGCACCACCTGTAAACCGACCGCAAGCGGGGCACCTGTTTCCAGGTATTACCGGTTCATGTCAAGCCTTGGTAAGGTTCTTCGCGTTGCATCGAATTAATCCGCATGCTCCGCCGCTTGTGCGGGCCCCCGTCAATTCCTTTGAGTTTTAGCCTTGCGGCCGTACTCCCCAGGCGGGGCACTTAATGCGTTAGCTACGGCGCGGAAAACGTGGAATGTCCCCCACACCTAGTGCCCAACGTTTACGGCATGGACTACCAGGGTATCTAATCCTGTTCGCTCCCCATGCTTTCGCTCCTCAGCGTCAGTTACAGCCCAGAGACCTGCCTTCGCCATCGGTGTTCCTCCTGATATCTGCGCATTTCACCGCTACACCAGGAATTCCAGTCTCCCCTACTGCACTCTAGTCTGCCCGTACCCACTGCAGAACCGGAGTTGAGCCCCGGTCTTTCACAGCAGACGCGACAAACCGCCTACGAGCTCTTTACGCCCAATAATTCCGGATAACGCTTGCGCCCTACGTATTACCGCGGCTGCTGGCACGTAGTTAGCCGGCGCTTCTTCTGCAGGTACCGTCACTTTCGCTTCTTCCCTACTGAAAGAGGTTTACAACCCGAAGGCCGTCATCCCTCACGCGGCGTCGCTGCATCAGGCTTGCGCCCATTGTGCAATATTCCCCACTGCTGCCTCCCGTAGGAGTCTGGGCCGTGTCTCAGTCCCAGTGTGGCCGGTCACCCTCTCAGGCCGGCTACCCGTCGTCGCCTTGGTAGGCCATTACCCCACCAACAAGCTGATAGGCCGCGAGTCCATCCAAAACCACAAAAGCTTTCCACCACCTGACATGCGTCAGACGGTCATATCCGGTATTAGACCCAGTTTCCCAGGCTTATCCCAGAGTCAAGGGCAGGTTACTCACGTGTTACTCACCCGTTCGCCACTAATCCCCCAGCAAGCTGGGATCATCGTTCGACTTGCATGTGTTAAGCACGCCGCCAGCGTTCATCCTGAGCCAGGATCAAACTCTCCGTTGAAGTAAAACAAATCAAACAGACACAACCACACCCACCGGAAATAACGGCCGGCACGGCTGCACAAAATTCGAAACCAGCTGAAAACCAGACCACCACACACGGGGGTGCGCAATGATCCAGCCATAATTTCAACCAATCAATAAAACAATCGGTATCAACAAACTTGGCACACTATTGAGTTCTCAAACAACAGACCCCCCAAAACATCACCCACAGCACACCACACAAAGCAGCGCACCCAAACAGGGCCATTGGAAAAGAAGAGTTATTTTTGGCCGCCTACCGAACCGTACACACCTTCCGGCTTTCCGTTTCGCACCCGGCGACTCAGAAAACAATACACGCCCCCAACCCCCAACGCAAATCCACCCCACACCCAACCCCACCCACCCCAAACCCACCCCCAAAACCCCACCAAACCGCCGTCGGGCGCTGGCTCCTAGCGCTTCATCAGCTCCCGCAACGCAGCGCTGACGGCGCCGGGATTTTCCTCGGCCATGAAGTGGCCGCCGTCAAAGGTCATGTGACGGAGGTCAGGCGCCCAGGCGCCCCAGAGAGCGGCAGCGTCATAGCCCAGCACAGCTCCCCAATCCTGCTGCATCACGGTGACGGGCATCTCCAGAGTGCGTCCGGACTCACGGTCGGCCCGATCATGCGTTACATCGATGCCGGCAGAAGCGCGGTAGTCCGCAACGATCGATGCCACCGCCCCACGTGATGCCCTCAGATACTCCTCCCGATAAGACTCCGGAATCGCGTCAGGGTCAGCGGTCCACCCATCCAGGAATGAGGCGAAAAACGCATCGGCCGTAGCTTCAATCATGGACTCCGGGATTCCGGCAGGCTGGGCCATGAGGTACAGGTGCCACGCCACCTTGGCATCGGCACCCCGGAGAATGTCC includes the following:
- a CDS encoding alpha/beta fold hydrolase, which codes for MTLKLLPEATYHRVPAAPHVELNVAVAGSGPAVVLLHGFPQTHLMWRHVAADLAADYTVICPDLRGYGASDKPLEDGEETYSKRTMAADVVAAARALGHQRFALAGHDRGALVAIRAGLDHVDAVTHLLSLDVLPTLDMWDILRGADAKVAWHLYLMAQPAGIPESMIEATADAFFASFLDGWTADPDAIPESYREEYLRASRGAVASIVADYRASAGIDVTHDRADRESGRTLEMPVTVMQQDWGAVLGYDAAALWGAWAPDLRHMTFDGGHFMAEENPGAVSAALRELMKR